A segment of the Actinomycetes bacterium genome:
CATGGATCAGCCCACGGCTCCTTCCATCTGCAGCTCGATCAGGCGGTTGAGCTCGAGGGCGTACTCCATCGGGAGCTCCTTGGCGATCGGCTCGACGAAGCCGCGCACGATCATCGCCATCGCCTCGTCCTCGGACAGGCCGCGGCTCATCAGGTAGAAGAGCTGGTCCTCGCTCACCTTGGAGACCGTGGCCTCGTGGCCCATCGTCACGTCGTCCTCGCGCACGTCGACGTAGGGATAGGTGTCCGAGCGGCTGACGGTGTCGACCAGAAGCGCGTCGCACTTCACCGTCGACCGGGACCCGTTGGCACCCTCGAGCACCTGGACCAGCCCGCGGTAGGAGGTGCGGCCGCCGCCGCGGGCCACCGACTTGGAGATGATGGTCGACGACGTGTGCGGCGCCGAGTGCACCATCTTGGCGCCCGCGTCCTGGTGCTGGCCCTCGCCCGCGAAGGCGACTGAAAGCGTCTCCCCCTGCGCGTGCTCGCCGAGCAGGTAGCAGGCGGGGTACTTCATGGTCACCTTGGAGCCGATGTTGCCGTCGATCCACTCCATCCGGCCCCCGGCCTGCACCGCTGTGCGCTTGGTGACCAGGTTGTAGACGTTGTTCGACCAGTTCTGGATCGTCGTGTAGCGGACGTGCGCGTCCTTCTTGACGATGATCTCGACGACGGCCGAGTGAAGCGAGTCCGACGAGTAGATCGGGGCGGTGCAGCCCTCGACGTAGTGCACCGAGGAGCCCTCGTCGGCGATGATCAGCGTCCGCTCGAACTGGCCCATGTTCTCGGTGTTGATCCGGAAGTAGGCCTGCAGCGGGATGTCCACCTTGACGCCGGGCGGGACGTAGATGAAGGAGCCGCCGGACCAGACCGCGGTGTTGAGCGCGGCGAACTTGTTGTCGCCGACCGGGATGACGGTGCCGAAGTACTCCTTGAAGAGCTCCTCGTGCTCGCGCAGCGCGGTGTCGGTGTCGAGGAAGAGGACGCCCTTCTCCTCCAGGTCCTCGCGGATCTGGTGGTAGACGACCTCGGACTCGTACTGCGCCGCGACGCCCGCGATCAGCCGCTGCTTCTCGGCCTCGGGGATGCCCAGCTTGTCGTAGGTGTTCTTGATGTCTGCGGGCAGCTCGTCCCAGGAGGTGGCCTGCTTCTCGGTGGAGCGGACGAAGTACTTGATGTTGTCGAAGTCGATGCCCGAGAGATCCGAGCCCCAGGTCGGCATCGGCTTCTTGCCGAACAGCCGCAGCCCCTTGAGGCGCAGGTTGAGCATCCACTCGGGCTCGTACTTGAGCGCCGAGATGTTGCGGACAACGGCGTCGGACAGGCCGCGCTGAGCCGTCGCGCCGGCGATGTCGGAGTCCGCCCAGCCGAAGGCGTAACGGCCGAGGGCGTCGACCTCGGCGTGAGTGGTCTCGGGGATGGCAGTCACTGAGCGTTCCTCCGGATCGGGGTGCTGGGGAGGGTCGGGGTGCTGGGCAGGTCGGACGTCCTCGGCACGTACGTCGTGCAGACCCCGTCGCCGTGGGCGATCGTGGCCAGGCGCTGGACGTGGGTGCCGAGC
Coding sequences within it:
- the sufB gene encoding Fe-S cluster assembly protein SufB — encoded protein: MTAIPETTHAEVDALGRYAFGWADSDIAGATAQRGLSDAVVRNISALKYEPEWMLNLRLKGLRLFGKKPMPTWGSDLSGIDFDNIKYFVRSTEKQATSWDELPADIKNTYDKLGIPEAEKQRLIAGVAAQYESEVVYHQIREDLEEKGVLFLDTDTALREHEELFKEYFGTVIPVGDNKFAALNTAVWSGGSFIYVPPGVKVDIPLQAYFRINTENMGQFERTLIIADEGSSVHYVEGCTAPIYSSDSLHSAVVEIIVKKDAHVRYTTIQNWSNNVYNLVTKRTAVQAGGRMEWIDGNIGSKVTMKYPACYLLGEHAQGETLSVAFAGEGQHQDAGAKMVHSAPHTSSTIISKSVARGGGRTSYRGLVQVLEGANGSRSTVKCDALLVDTVSRSDTYPYVDVREDDVTMGHEATVSKVSEDQLFYLMSRGLSEDEAMAMIVRGFVEPIAKELPMEYALELNRLIELQMEGAVG